Proteins encoded by one window of Oncorhynchus keta strain PuntledgeMale-10-30-2019 unplaced genomic scaffold, Oket_V2 Un_contig_29489_pilon_pilon, whole genome shotgun sequence:
- the LOC127923384 gene encoding leucine-rich repeat serine/threonine-protein kinase 1-like yields the protein MMKHFQSMDACRSFSEFRQETSMLHSLQHPCIVLLVGISIHPLCFALQLAPLGSLNIVLEDRHKGSRYMPLGHMLTFKAAYQIAAGLAYLHRKNIIFCDLKSDNILVWSLEVCDPVNIKLSDYGISRQSFHEGALGVEGTPGYQAPEIRPGIVYDEKVDDKKVYGG from the exons ATGATGAAGCATTTTCAGTCCATGGACGCGTGCCGGAGCTTCTCAGAGTTCCGCCAGGAGACCAGCATGCTCCACTCCCTACAGCACCCGTGCATCGTGCTGCTGGTGGGAATCAGTATTCACCCGCTCTGCTTCGCCCTGCAGCTGGCTCCCCTGGGCAGCCTCAACATTGTGCTGGAGGACAGACATAAAG GCTCCAGGTACATGCCCCTGGGTCACATGCTCACCTTCAAGGCAGCCTATCAGATTGCAGCGGGGCTGGCCTACCTGCACAGGAAGAACATCATCTTCTGTGACCTCAAGTCAGACAACATCCTGGTGTGGTCCCTGGAG GTGTGTGACCCGGTGAATATCAAGCTGTCAGACTACGGCATCTCGCGCCAGTCCTTCCACGAGGGGGCACTGGGTGTGGAGGGCACGCCGGGCTACCAGGCCCCTGAGATACGCCCAGGCATCGTTTATGATGAGAAGGTAGATGATAAGAAGGTCTatggtggcag